A stretch of Henckelia pumila isolate YLH828 chromosome 4, ASM3356847v2, whole genome shotgun sequence DNA encodes these proteins:
- the LOC140860500 gene encoding agamous-like MADS-box protein AGL15: protein MDSRNKRKSNSSIDKSAYKKRCGCLKKKAHELATLCDSQVALFGYSEDGELFEYASSRHVLGMDLERMSREDLLELERQLNEGLLCIMDKKEAILVQQLEQSRNQEQQYMKENESLRMKVEQLEKLCERTTSYQPLCIEYQLMPLSGFAPGEGLHYGSQMACTTSSGDANDHVDLSLQLGPPDSKVCGRSQTQHEGTRSTTADTFLTLWVQETV, encoded by the exons ATGGATAGTAGAAACAAACGCAAAAGTAACAGCAGCATTGACAAAAGTGCGTACAAAAAGAGGTGTGGTTGTTTGAAGAAGAAGGCCCACGAGTTGGCTACTCTCTGCGATTCCCAAGTCGCCCTTTTCGGCTACTCCGAAGACGGCGAGTTGTTCGAGTATGCTAGTTCCAG gcaTGTGTTGGGGATGGATCTCGAGCGCATGAGTCGTGAAGATCTGCTAGAACTCGAACGACAACTAAACGAAGGGCTATTGTGCATCATGGATAAGAAG GAGGCGATATTGGTCCAGCAACTTGAACAATCAAGGAATCAA GAGCAACAGTACATGAAGGAGAATGAAAGCTTACGCATGAAG gttGAACAACTTGAAAAGCTTTGTGAGCGGACCACCAGTTATCAACCACTTTGCATCGAGTACCAGCTGATGCCGCTGAGCGGCTTTGCTCCTGGAGAAGGCCTTCATTATGGCTCCCAAATGGCTTGCACTACTAGCTCTGGAGATGCAAACGATCATGTAGACCTCTCCCTGCAATTGGG GCCTCCAGATTCTAAGGTTTGTGGGAGAAGCCAAACTCAACATGAGGGAACAAGAAGCACTACTGCCGATACTTTTCTTACTTTATGGGTGCAGGAGACAGTTTAA
- the LOC140860501 gene encoding uncharacterized protein, whose protein sequence is MDKDPRSSMIQDFWTFCDVLNAGNCRIAFSEAMKRMYGIKQDLDSLPSMPLENSTFSVMHCWALPTKSFMEFVMFSRMFVDSLDALFYENHQKTGHCYLSLSKGNDCYSRILELLINVWAYHSGRRIVYVDPETGIMQEQHMLESRRGQMWIEWFVLSTLKSMYEELAEEYDYEKPERHWLWPSTGEVFWAGMYEKEKKLRYKEKEERKQRHRARIQRMKQRTPRQKALGKYVNPDDSNSTKSDDSRL, encoded by the exons ATGGACAAGGATCCAAGATCCTCCATGATACAGGATTTCTGGACATTCTGTGATGTTCTAAATGCTGGGAATTGCCG GATTGCTTTCTCAGAGGCGATGAAAAGGATGTACGGCATAAAACAGGACTTGGATTCTCTCCCCTCTATGCCTTTGGAGAATAGCACATTTTCTGTCATGCACTGTTGGGCATTACCAACTAAGTCATTCATGGAGTTTGTTATGTTTTCAAG AATGTTCGTAGACTCACTTGATGCACTATTCTATGAGAATCACCAGAAAACTGGGCATTGTTATCTCAGTTTATCCAAG GGAAACGATTGCTACTCGCGTATTCTTGAATTACTGATCAATGTTTGGGCATATCATAGCGGTAGAAGAATTGTGTACGTAGACCCGGAGACAGGTATAATGCAAGAACAGCACATGCTAGAAAGTCGAAGGGGCCAAATGTGGATTGAGTGGTTCGTGTTGAGCACTCTTAAGAGCATGTATGAGGAGTTGGCCGAGGAGTATGATTACGAAAAGCCGGAAAGACACTGGCTATGGCCATCAACTGGTGAAGTATTTTGGGCGGGCATGTACGAAAAGGAAAAGAAGTTGAGGtataaagaaaaagaagagaGGAAGCAACGACATAGAGCAAGAATACAAAGGATGAAGCAACGAACCCCCCGACAAAAAGCGTTGGGGAAGTATGTGAATCCAGATGACTCAAACTCAACTAAATCTGACGACTCAAGACTTTGA
- the LOC140860502 gene encoding uncharacterized protein yields the protein MGSLRSGLPLTRDNLSMGSSSSSSSYASNVRAQRRRITRSSILGFLLRISYSQCICATCSLFFVLFIIQLLHLPAIVRELGDNKIISRKTLGFFKDRGGIHSEGLSFLKELDFGEDFRLEPFKILETFHQRNFNVAGNRISVTDSRKVSRYGYRKPRLAMVFAELRINSHQIQMSTVATALLKHLGYEIEVFTLEYGDSAALDIWTELEVNVNVISTDENMQFKVDWLNYDGILVSSLKAAGVISCLMQEPFKNIPLVWTIHEQTLADRLNQYASNKRSTMIDKWRKVFSRATVIVFPNYILPMAYSICDPGNYLVIPGSPLEAWKAEKLMVSYGDYAPLPMESGTHDFIVAVVGYQLLYKGLWLEHALVLQALYPLLTGFRNSSSSLKIVVLAGYPTSSYKKVVETIAQNLNYPKETVKCVSVDEDADNVLKTADIVIYGTFLEEHTFPGILLEAMFLRKPIIAPYLPSIRKYVRDSVNGYLFLKKDMEDLTEIMFQMVSNGNLSNLARSAAWKGSLAAKHVMISEGIQGYASLLENIIILPSEVAVPRAVEDIPNDIEIEWIFDNSESTEYTDPTNEIIDGIEKQFNSKHKENTMVSIAANDSVLQVIWEEQKQIDAHKMINSIEEEELMERTDLLEGLWEEVYRNVRRADNSLHERNGEELERTGQPLCIYEPYFGEGTWSFLHHTSLYRGLRLSTKDKRPGAEDVDGPARLPLLKDSYYRDAMGYFGAFLAIANRTDKIHKNAWIGFQSWRVTARKASIHAILAVDMYNVLKFAIRCITLVNI from the exons ATGGGTTCACTCCGAAGTGGACTGCCATTGACGAGGGATAACCTTTCGATgggttcttcttcttcttcttcgtcaTACGCAAGTAATGTGAGAGCGCAGAGAAGGAGAATCACAAGAAGTTCAATCTTGGGGTTTTTGTTGAGGATCAGCTATTCGCAATGCATTTGCGCGACTTGTTCTTTGTTCTTTGTTCTTTTCATCATTCAGCTGCTTCACTTGCCTGCCATTGTCAGGGAATTAGGTGACAACAAGATCATTTCTCGTAAAACCCTTGGGTTCTTCAAGGACCGCGGCGGGATCCATTCCGAGGGGTTATCTTTCTTGAAAGAGTTGGATTTCGGTGAAGATTTCAGATTAGAGCCCTTCAAAATCTTGGAAACTTTTCATCAGAGGAACTTTAATGTGGCCGGGAATCGAATTAGTGTTACTGATTCAAGAAAAGTTTCGAGATATGGATATAGAAAACCCAGGCTTGCCATg GTCTTTGCGGAATTGCGGATTAATTCACATCAGATACAGATGTCAACTGTAGCAACTGCGTTATTGAAACATCTTGGCTATGAAATTGAG GTATTCACACTGGAGTATGGTGATAGTGCTGCATTGGACATCTGGACTGAGCTTGAAGTTAATGTCAATGTTATCTCAACAGATGAGAACATGCAGTTTAAAGTAGATTGGCTAAA CTACGACGGAATACTGGTGAGTTCTCTTAAAGCAGCGGGTGTCATATCTTG TCTAATGCAGGAACCTTTTAAAAACATACCTCTTGTATGGACTATACACGAACAAACACTAGCTGATCGATTAAACCAGTATGCCTCAAATAAAAGAAGTACAATGATCGATAAATGGAGAAAGGTCTTCAGCCGGGCCACTGTCATTGTCTTCCCAAACTACATTTTACCG ATGGCTTATTCGATATGTGATCCTGGAAACTACTTGGTAATACCGGGTTCTCCTTTAGAAGCTTGGAAAGCTGAGAAGCTAATGGTTTCATATGGAGATTATGCACCTCTGCCAATGGAGTCTGGGACACATGATTTCATTGTAGCAGTTGTGGGATACCAGCTCTTATATAAAGGTCTCTGGCTCGAACATGCCTTAGTTTTGCAGGCTTTATATCCTCTTCTCACAGGCTTTCGCAATTCAAGTTCGTCTCTCAAAATCGTCGTCTTGGCTGGGTATCCCACTAGTAGCTACAAGAAAGTTGTGGAG ACCATTGCGCAAAACTTGAACTATCCAAAGGAAACGGTGAAATGTGTTTCAGTTGACGAAGACGCAGACAATGTACTGAAGACCGCGGATATTGTTATATATGGAACGTTTCTTGAAGAACATACTTTTCCAGGCATTTTGCTGGAAGCCATGTTCTTAAGGAAACCTATAATAGCCCCATATCTACCAAGCATAAGGAAATAT GTTCGGGACAGCGTGAATGGCTATCTTTTTCTGAAGAAGGATATGGAGGATCTGACAGAGATCATGTTTCAAATGGTCTCAAATGGAAACCTCTCAAATTTAGCTCGCAGCGCTGCATGGAAAGGAAGTCTTGCTGCTAAACACGTAATGATTTCAGAAGGCATTCAAGGGTATGCTTCACTCTTGGAAAACATTATCATTCTCCCATCAGAGGTTGCTGTTCCACGAGCTGTCGAAGATATTCCAAATGATATAGAAATTGAATGGATATTTGATAATTCAGAATCTACTGAATATACTGATCCTACAAATGAAATCATAGATGGGATTGAGAAACAATTCAACAGCAAACATAAGGAGAATACAATGGTTTCGATTGCAGCAAATGATTCAGTTTTGCAAGTCATCTGGGAAGAGCAAAAGCAAATTGATGCACATAAAATGATAAATAGCATAGAAGAGGAAGAG TTAATGGAGAGAACTGATCTGCTGGAAGGACTATGGGAAGAAGTATATAGAAATGTTAGAAGGGCAGACAATTCCTTGCACGAAAGAAATGGTGAAGAACTTGAAAGGACAGGCCAGCCACTGTGTATTTACGAACCTTATTTTGGAGAAGGAACCTGGAGCTTTTTGCACCATACTTCACTGTATAGAGGTCTTCGACTA TCGACAAAAGATAAAAGACCTGGAGCTGAAGATGTCGATGGACCTGCTCGCCTTCCACTGTTAAAAGACTCATACTATCGAGATGCCATGGGATATTTTGGTGCGTTCTTAGCTATTGCAAATAGGACTgacaaaatacataaaaatgctTGGATAGGATTTCAATCTTGGAGAGTCACAGCAAGAAAG GCTTCCATCCATGCCATTTTGGCCGTCGACATGTATAACGTTTTGAAATTTGCAATACGATGCATTACTCTAGTGAATATATGA
- the LOC140864894 gene encoding eukaryotic translation initiation factor 1A: protein MPKNKGKGGKNRKRGKNEADDEKRELVFKEDGQEYAQVQRMLGNGRCEATCIDGVKRLCHIRGKMHKKVWIAAGDIILVGLRDYQDDKADVILKYMPDEARLLKAYGELPENTRLNEGIAGGLDEEDDGPGDDYIEFEDEDIDKL from the exons ATGCCGAAGAACAAGGGTAAGGGAGGTAAGAATCGCAAGAGGGGGAAGAACGAAGCTGACGATGAGAAGCGAGAGCTAGTATTCAAGGAGGATGGGCAGGAGTATGCTCAGGTGCAGCGGATGCTCGGAAACGGCAGATGCGAAGCCACTTGCATAGATGGTGTCAAGCGCCTTTGCCACATCCGTGGAAAGATGCACAAAAAGGTCTGGATCGCCGCCGGCGACATTATTCTGGTCGGGCTTCGCGATTATCAG GACGACAAGGCAGATGTAATTCTGAAGTACATGCCGgacgaagcgagattattgaaGGCTTATGGTGAGCTGCCCGAGAACACGAGGCTTAATGAAGGTATTGCTGGCGGGCTCGATGAGGAAGATGATGGTCCTGGCGACGATTACattgaattcgaggacgaagaCATTGACAAACTATAG
- the LOC140865344 gene encoding protein CURVATURE THYLAKOID 1A, chloroplastic-like, with protein sequence MAAAASNSMAAATVFMHRLPATNRSAVFSPLPVRPSLCSATFNQLKEKGRSSQLIVKASPSEESSIDANELFTDLKEKWDGLENKSTVLLYGGGAIVGVWLASIVVSAVNSVPLLPKIMELVGLGYAGWFVYRYLLFKSSRKELATDIEELKKKISGAE encoded by the exons ATGGCAGCGGCAGCTTCGAATTCTATGGCAGCGGCCACCGTCTTCATGCACCGTCTCCCGGCCACCAACCGGTCCGCCGTCTTCTCTCCCTTGCCCGTACGCCCATCCCTTTGCTCTGCAACATTCAACCAACTCAAAG AGAAGGGGAGGTCTTCTCAGCTGATTGTGAAGGCATCTCCATCAGAGGAAAGTTCAATAGATGCCAATGAATTGTTCACAGACCTCAAGGAGAAG TGGGATGGCCTTGAAAACAAGTCTACAGTACTACTTTATGGAGGAGGTGCAATTGTAGGTGTGTGGTTAGCCTCTATTGTTGTGAGTGCTGTCAACTCGGTACCTTTG CTTCCAAAGATCATGGAGTTGGTAGGTCTTGGATATGCCGGATGGTTTGTGTACCGCTACCTTCTTTTCAAG TCAAGTAGAAAAGAACTTGCAACAGACATCGAGGAGTTAAAGAAGAAGATTTCTGGAGCCGAATGA